Proteins from one Malaya genurostris strain Urasoe2022 chromosome 2, Malgen_1.1, whole genome shotgun sequence genomic window:
- the LOC131429538 gene encoding dyslexia-associated protein KIAA0319-like protein, giving the protein MESFRPKNNIAMNKGRNKNIRWTITLVTVIVLERSALASTVPANSADEHSLPPQQQSQSQTQDMKCPRMLRQIFEGYAPIGGREAGNYTEYTEASSLKPCVQHCCTKGDACNTAFMFNKTCYHVKCLTNDLCLPAKKKNLFTNLQMVLVNPVGENSQPWKEILKNANAQESRLIEPNGLAAEGSSILKKLKNIYNLERNREDLVDGVYNTPLKQLSDYDFGKYPGNYLNEQYEDMLMDETKMYPEDKALSTITCDVGNDSSCPKNEICVRVTYSVTGFCVCPEHFERNSKNACVDVQQVYVPQTLTAQKLTMNNIHSEAGEIEEGNQEPAPTKKLTVSVVSKDVRLPNNEAILSAYVIPDEATSGDKYTYSWSLVSQPSQGDTNATITDQTTPQAKLSKLTAGLYRFKVTITGQQGWYGEAYPNITVLPEQKINKPPEVSITPTEQTVKLPNQKAILDGSASKDDDKIVAWQWELVQGPLAYQPELPAVSTLQLNNLTIPGKYTFKLTVIDSEKLSNSTTATIEVLKEIDYPPEANAGQNVIVYLPNNNVTLNGSLSKDDHEIVAWEWTKASTDQSKAVDMQNTRTPYLQLSNLEEGVYAFELKVTDAKNQSSTSIVHVFVKMPTNIPPVASAGTNYTINLPQNWAQLNGTESKDDIKIVNWNWRQIKGPNTAIILLGNSSLANATSLTIGEYIFELTVTDEANNKASDRVKISVIQERNTAPVANAGGDQSVTLPTNAIVLNGTRSYDDLGIANYSWTRESTSLAIGTIVDDSDHKPVLILTNIVPGRYVFKLTVTDGQGLSGTDTVSVIVHPDPLVMSLVELTLTMEAIVLTQSELDSLQQKLVLLIGDNTAQLHVRELKIEHKTGQVVIVFYIEKSAGKEKPEIMPALEVEKILKDKFWRDYTILGTSVAEIRTTICQNPCSGHGVCNAETRDCMCQSFWMPDIFFFWGVAEANCDWSILYVIIGVFIVFLILSGICWGITCLCRRPGKPRTRSKPQKYALLGTHEDEMPSFNRSAGSTALSDSETDSDVLFESRSKQNGLPGRSGGGLANGDVRNGHAKYSTTRLGRRIKA; this is encoded by the exons ATGGAATCCTTTCGACCAAAAAACAACATCGCCATGAATAAAGGTCGCAACAAAAACATTCGGTGGACTATTACACTCGTAACCGTGATTGTCCTCGAGAGATCCGCACTGGCATCAACAGTTCCAGCAAACTCCGCCGATGAACATTCGTTACCGCCGCAACAGCAATCACAATCTCAAACACAGGATATGAAATGTCCTCGAATGTTGAGACAAATCTTCGAAGGATATGCTCCAATTG GTGGACGGGAGGCTGGAAATTACACCGAGTACACGGAAGCCAGCTCATTGAAACCCTGCGTACAGCACTGCTGTACCAAAGGAGACGCCTGCAATACTGCTTTTATGTTCAACAAAACATGTTACCATGTCAAATGTCTCACTAACGACTTGTGTCTACCAGcaaagaagaaaaatctgttcaCTAATCTGCAAATGGTGCTAGTGAATCCAGTAGGAGAAAACAGTCAACCATGGaaggaaattttaaaaaatgctaATGCACAAGAAAGCCGTTTGATTGAACCAAACGGTTTAGCAGCAGAAGGTAGcagtattttgaaaaaacttaaGAATATTTACAATTTGGAACGAAACCGCGAAGATCTAGTGGATGGCGTGTATAACACgcctttgaaacagttatcggaCTACGATTTTGGAAAGTATCCTGGAAACTATCTGAATGAACAGTACGAAGATATGTTGATGGACGAAACGAAAATGTATCCCGAAGATAAGGCACTTTCTACGATCACATGTGACGTTGGAAATGATTCGTCCTGTCCCAAGAATGAGATTTGCGTTAGAGTTACGTATTCTGTAACCGGTTTTTGTGTCTGCCCAGAACATTTTGAAAGAAACAGCAAAAATGCTTGCGTCGACGTTCAGCAAGTTTACGTTCCGCAAACTTTAACAGCCCAGAAACTAACAATGAACAACATTCATAGTGAGGCTGGTGAGATAGAAGAAGGCAACCAAGAACCAGCTCCTACGAAGAAATTAACTGTTTCCGTTGTTTCTAAAGACGTCCGTTTACCGAACAATGAAGCTATTCTATCGGCTTACGTCATTCCCGATGAAGCTACCAGTGGAGACAAGTATACTTATTCGTGGTCACTGGTTTCACAACCTTCCCAGGGAGACACCAATGCGACCATCACAGATCAGACTACGCCCCAGGCAAAACTTTCGAAACTAACCGCAGGATTGTATCGATTTAAAGTAACTATCACGGGTCAACAGGGTTGGTATGGTGAAGCCTATCCCAACATTACCGTTCTGCCAGAGCAAAAGATCAACAAGCCCCCGGAGGTAAGTATTACTCCAACGGAGCAGACAGTGAAACTGCCAAACCAAAAAGCTATCCTCGATGGAAGTGCATCTAAAGACGATGACAAAATCGTTGCCTGGCAGTGGGAGCTAGTGCAAGGACCGTTGGCTTATCAACCCGAACTACCAGCCGTCAGCACCCTGCAGTTAAACAATCTCACCATTCCCGGCAAGTACACTTTCAAGTTGACGGTAATCGATTCGGAAAAGTTATCCAACAGTACCACGGCCACAATTGAAGTACTGAAGGAAATCGACTATCCCCCGGAAGCGAACGCAGGCCAAAATGTGATCGTTTACTTACCGAATAACAACGTGACACTGAATGGATCGCTCAGTAAAGATGATCACGAAATTGTTGCCTGGGAATGGACAAAAGCCAGCACCGATCAATCTAAAGCGGTCGATATGCAAAACACCCGAACGCCTTATCTTCAGCTGTCTAATCTGGAAGAAGGGGTTTATGCGTTCGAATTAAAAGTAACCGATGCGAAAAACCAAAGCAGTACTTCGATCGTGCATGTCTTCGTCAAGATGCCTACCAACATCCCGCCCGTGGCTAGTGCTGGAACTAATTATACTATCAATTTACCTCAAAATTGGGCACAGCTAAATGGAACCGAATCGAAAGACGATATCAAAATCGTTAACTGGAACTGgcgtcaaataaaaggtccaaACACGGCCATAATTCTGCTCGGAAATAGTTCG CTGGCCAATGCCACTTCGCTAACAATCGGAGAATATATTTTCGAGTTAACCGTTACCGATGAAGCCAACAATAAGGCTAGCGACCGGGTGAAaatatcagttatacaggaacgAAACACGGCCCCAGTTGCAAATGCCGGTGGTGACCAGAGTGTCACCCTGCCGACGAACGCTATAGTTTTGAACGGTACTCGTTCGTACGATGATTTAGGCATAGCAAACTACAGTTGGACACGTGAATCAACAAGCTTAGCTATTGGAACGATCGTTGATGACAGCGACCACAAACCGGTGTTGATT CTCACAAATATCGTTCCTGGAAGATATGTATTCAAGCTGACGGTCACGGACGGTCAGGGACTTTCGGGTACCGATACTGTTAGTGTAATCGTTCACCCGGACCCACTAGTGATGAGTCTGGTTGAGCTGACTCTTACCATGGAAGCCATAGTTTTAACTCAGTCGGAACTAGATTCGCTGCAGCAAAAGTTGGTTCTTCTGATAGGGGATAACACTGCACAGCTGCACGTACGGGAATTGAAAATTGAACATAAAACTGGGCAGGTCGTAATAGTGTTTTACATCGAGAAAAGTGCG GGTAAGGAGAAACCGGAAATAATGCCAGCTCTGGAAGTGGAGAAAATTTTAAAGGACAAGTTTTGGCGCGATTATACCATACTAGGAACATCAGTTGCGGAAATTCGAACTACCATCTGCCAGAACCCATGTTCGGGACATGGAGTATGTAATGCAGAAACCCGCGACTGCATGTGCCAAAGTTTTTGGATGCCGGATATATTCTTCTTCTGGGGAGTAGCCGAAGCTAATTGCG ATTGGTCAATCCTCTATGTCATCATTGGTGTGTTTATTGTGTTCCTGATACTGTCCGGTATCTGCTGGGGTATTACCTGTCTTTGCCGGAGACCAGGAAAACCACGCACAAGAAGCAAACCGCAAAAGTATGCACTACTAGGGACGCACGAAGACGAGATGCCTTCAT TCAACCGCAGTGCCGGTAGTACGGCCCTATCAGATTCTGAAACCGACTCGGACGTGCTGTTCGAGAGCCGCTCGAAGCAGAACGGCCTACCGGGGCGGAGCGGTGGAGGGCTAGCGAACGGAGACGTTCGAAACGGGCACGCCAAGTACAGTACCACTCGCCTCGGCCGACGGATCAAAGCGTAA